A stretch of the Capsicum annuum cultivar UCD-10X-F1 chromosome 10, UCD10Xv1.1, whole genome shotgun sequence genome encodes the following:
- the LOC107843317 gene encoding uncharacterized protein LOC107843317: protein MTNLIMAYSSVACVQFSSNQANKSHVLPSNFLGSKVASGTPQRNKKQRSLKVVAAVGDVSADGTNYLIAGAAAVALLGTAFPILFSRKDLCPECDGAGFVRKGGAALKANAARKDQVQIVCANCNGLGKLNQVDK, encoded by the exons atgactaatctcaTCATGGCCTACTCCTCTGTTGCTTGTGTGCAATTCTCATCCAATCAAGCCAACAAATCACATGTACTTCCATCAAATTTTCTTGGTTCAAAGGTTGCGTCTGGTACTCCTCAGAGAAACAAGAAACAAAGGTCCTTGAAAGTGGTGGCCGCAGTTGGAGATGTGTCAGCTGACGGAACAAACTACTTGATTGCTGGTGCTGCTGCTGTCGCATTGCTTGGAACTGCTTTCCCTATACTCTTTTCCCGCAAGGATCT TTGTCCAGAATGTGATGGAGCTGGATTTGTGAGGAAAGGAGGGGCAGCTTTGAAAGCAAATGCAGCTAGAAAGGATCAAGTTCAAATTGTTTGTGCAAATTGCAATGGTCTTGGCAAGCTCAACCAAGTTGACAAGTAA